A single region of the Nocardioides aquaticus genome encodes:
- a CDS encoding phospholipase D-like domain-containing protein, protein MRSSRVRLTGRAVRVLRRTLLTVFGVQVALALTMSLVDSYRRRGKRPQPFPTTAPRTVTVGDSEVTTYTFGRDLYDDMIAAIEGARRQVLFETYIWKGDATGERFKQALSDASARGVDVYVIYDGFANLVVSPVFKHFPASMKVLRYPVYSAGWRFFDLKRYGRDHRKILVVDDDIGFVGGYNIGSAYETEWRDTHVRVVGPGVHDLERAFADFWNLHRRRRLRHSERPLLLETAATWEPRIRVHRNVPRLWLFPIRGMYLEVIARASTRIWITQAYFLPDQDFVDALKNAARRGVDVRLLLPLKSNHIVADWISRGYFSQLLDAGVRVFRFREAMVHAKTATVDGAWSTVGTANIDRLSLSGNYEVNLEVIDAGLAETLEEVFALDESHSLELTQGEWEARDLHRRFTEAFLRPLRALL, encoded by the coding sequence GTGAGGTCGAGCAGGGTCCGGCTGACGGGCCGGGCGGTACGCGTGCTGCGGCGCACGCTGCTGACCGTCTTCGGCGTGCAGGTGGCCCTCGCGCTGACCATGTCGCTGGTCGACTCCTACCGCCGGCGCGGCAAGCGGCCCCAGCCGTTCCCGACCACCGCGCCGCGCACGGTGACCGTCGGCGACAGCGAGGTGACGACGTACACCTTCGGGCGCGACCTCTACGACGACATGATCGCCGCGATCGAGGGCGCCCGCCGCCAGGTCCTGTTCGAGACCTACATCTGGAAGGGCGACGCCACCGGCGAGCGGTTCAAGCAGGCCCTGTCGGACGCGTCGGCCCGCGGGGTCGACGTCTACGTCATCTACGACGGCTTCGCCAACCTGGTCGTCTCCCCCGTCTTCAAGCACTTCCCGGCGTCGATGAAGGTGCTGCGCTACCCCGTCTACTCCGCCGGGTGGCGCTTCTTCGACCTCAAGCGCTACGGCCGCGACCACCGCAAGATCCTCGTCGTCGACGACGACATCGGCTTCGTCGGCGGCTACAACATCGGCTCGGCCTACGAGACAGAGTGGCGCGACACCCACGTGCGCGTGGTCGGCCCCGGCGTGCACGACCTGGAGCGTGCGTTCGCGGACTTCTGGAACCTGCACCGCCGTCGCCGGCTGCGCCACAGCGAGCGGCCCCTGCTGCTCGAGACCGCGGCCACGTGGGAGCCCCGGATCCGCGTGCACCGCAACGTCCCGCGGCTGTGGCTGTTCCCGATCCGCGGCATGTACCTCGAGGTGATCGCCCGCGCCTCGACCCGGATCTGGATCACCCAGGCCTACTTCCTGCCCGACCAGGACTTCGTCGACGCCCTCAAGAACGCCGCCCGCCGCGGGGTGGACGTCCGCCTCCTGCTGCCCCTGAAGTCGAACCACATCGTGGCCGACTGGATCTCGCGCGGGTACTTCTCCCAGCTGCTCGACGCCGGCGTCCGGGTGTTCCGGTTCCGGGAGGCCATGGTGCACGCCAAGACGGCCACGGTCGACGGGGCCTGGAGCACCGTGGGCACCGCCAACATCGACCGGCTGAGCCTCTCGGGGAACTACGAGGTCAACCTCGAGGTGATCGACGCCGGGCTGGCCGAGACGCTGGAGGAGGTCTTCGCCCTCGACGAGTCGCACTCGCTGGAGCTGACCCAGGGCGAGTGGGAGGCCCGGGACCTGCACCGACGCTTCACCGAGGCGTTCCTGCGCCCGCTGCGCGCCCTGCTCTGA
- a CDS encoding class F sortase — protein MPASRTRPWTVLHPTVPAVLLALVVGGCAPAGDGGSSSDTGAEDAAARPDEPEQRQVKASPATRAGSVTARVPTAVRLPGTDRLEVVPVGTREDGLLDVPSDVDLLGWWEGSARVGDPFGSVLLAGHVDSEDEGLGPSARLLTVERGDEVEVRAGGRTTSYAVTSRRFVPLDDLGSHPRILSADGPARVTLVTCAPPFLPDEGGYQNLAVVTALPGRGAQ, from the coding sequence GTGCCCGCCTCGAGGACGCGTCCGTGGACCGTCCTGCACCCGACGGTCCCGGCGGTCCTCCTGGCGCTGGTGGTGGGCGGGTGCGCGCCGGCCGGTGACGGCGGGTCCTCGTCCGACACCGGGGCCGAGGACGCGGCGGCCCGGCCCGACGAGCCCGAGCAGCGTCAGGTGAAGGCCTCGCCGGCCACCCGGGCGGGCTCGGTGACGGCGCGGGTGCCCACGGCCGTACGCCTCCCCGGCACCGACCGGCTCGAGGTGGTGCCGGTCGGCACCCGCGAGGACGGCCTGCTCGACGTGCCCTCCGACGTCGACCTCCTGGGATGGTGGGAGGGCAGCGCCCGGGTCGGCGACCCGTTCGGCTCCGTGCTCCTGGCCGGGCACGTCGACTCCGAGGACGAGGGGCTCGGCCCGTCGGCCCGACTGCTGACGGTCGAGCGGGGTGACGAGGTGGAGGTACGTGCGGGCGGTCGCACCACCTCGTACGCCGTGACGTCGCGCCGGTTCGTGCCGCTCGACGACCTCGGCTCCCACCCCCGGATCCTCTCGGCGGACGGCCCGGCCCGGGTCACCCTGGTCACCTGCGCGCCGCCGTTCCTGCCCGACGAGGGCGGGTACCAGAACCTGGCCGTCGTGACCGCGCTGCCCGGGCGAGGTGCGCAATGA
- a CDS encoding DUF4397 domain-containing protein, translating into MQRRRTTIATTGTAAVLATALLGAAPGAPASAAKPDGELFLVQAVPGTEIAVEIDGRQVEQGVATGDVVGPWELPAGAQELTLSNDDWSIDVDVRVASGAATDVVLHLPAARGGDPVVSTYAVPDAPIGPDKARVVLAHTATAPPADVHVDGEAVFTNIANGEYAEADVPSGGHEVALLPSGSDRGAFLGPIDVDLPAETVTMVYAVGAPQDNSMRAVSHSAALASDGSVAPSRIETGSSAGLARDLLTAVVGGR; encoded by the coding sequence ATGCAGCGACGACGCACCACCATCGCCACGACCGGCACCGCCGCGGTCCTCGCCACGGCCCTGCTGGGCGCCGCGCCCGGCGCCCCGGCCAGCGCCGCGAAGCCCGACGGTGAGCTCTTCCTCGTGCAGGCCGTGCCCGGCACCGAGATCGCCGTCGAGATCGACGGCCGCCAGGTCGAGCAGGGCGTCGCGACCGGTGACGTGGTCGGCCCGTGGGAGCTGCCCGCCGGCGCGCAGGAGCTCACCCTGAGCAACGACGACTGGAGCATCGACGTCGACGTGCGGGTGGCCTCCGGCGCGGCCACCGACGTCGTCCTCCACCTCCCGGCCGCCCGCGGCGGGGACCCCGTGGTCAGCACCTACGCCGTGCCCGACGCCCCGATCGGCCCCGACAAGGCCCGGGTGGTGCTCGCCCACACCGCGACCGCACCGCCGGCCGACGTGCACGTCGACGGCGAGGCGGTCTTCACCAACATCGCCAACGGCGAGTACGCCGAGGCCGACGTCCCCTCGGGCGGGCACGAGGTGGCGCTGCTGCCCAGCGGCTCCGACCGCGGCGCGTTCCTCGGCCCGATCGACGTCGACCTCCCGGCCGAGACCGTCACCATGGTCTACGCGGTGGGCGCGCCCCAGGACAACTCCATGCGCGCGGTGTCCCACTCCGCGGCCCTCGCCTCCGACGGCAGCGTCGCTCCCAGCCGGATCGAGACCGGGTCCTCGGCCGGCCTCGCCCGCGACCTGCTGACCGCGGTCGTCGGCGGACGCTGA
- a CDS encoding DNA-3-methyladenine glycosylase family protein, with amino-acid sequence MHEETGGARTLVHRSATPCSLRQVLGLHRRGGGDPTYRVDGAGRHWRGIRTPEGPATLALEPRAGGTEVRAAAWGPGADWVLGSVPDLLGASDDWSGFEPRHPVLADALRRHPHLRLGRTGLLLEALVPAVIEQKVTGQEAFAGFRMLVRRFGEPAPGPGPALDLWVQPTPERLRAVPSWEWLRMHVDPARSRVVVTAARVADTLERLVALAPRRPSGGSAPCPGSGCGPVPRCASGPSATPTRSPSATTTSPRTSGGR; translated from the coding sequence GTGCACGAGGAGACGGGTGGGGCCCGCACGCTGGTCCACCGCTCCGCGACGCCCTGCTCCCTGCGCCAGGTGCTGGGCCTGCACCGGCGGGGCGGCGGCGACCCGACGTACCGGGTGGACGGCGCCGGGCGGCACTGGCGCGGCATCCGTACGCCCGAGGGGCCCGCGACGCTCGCCCTGGAGCCGCGGGCCGGCGGCACCGAGGTGCGTGCCGCGGCCTGGGGGCCGGGCGCCGACTGGGTGCTCGGCTCCGTCCCGGACCTCCTGGGCGCCTCCGACGACTGGTCCGGGTTCGAGCCGCGACACCCGGTCCTGGCCGACGCGCTCCGACGTCACCCGCACCTGCGGCTGGGGCGCACGGGCCTGCTGCTCGAGGCGCTGGTGCCGGCGGTCATCGAGCAGAAGGTGACCGGCCAGGAGGCGTTCGCCGGGTTCCGGATGCTGGTGCGCCGTTTCGGCGAGCCCGCGCCCGGCCCGGGGCCCGCGCTGGACCTGTGGGTGCAGCCGACGCCCGAGCGGCTGCGGGCGGTCCCGTCCTGGGAGTGGCTGCGGATGCACGTGGACCCGGCCCGCTCCCGGGTCGTGGTCACGGCGGCCCGCGTCGCCGACACCCTCGAGCGGCTGGTGGCCCTCGCCCCGAGGAGGCCGAGCGGCGGCTCCGCTCCCTGCCCGGGATCGGGGTGTGGACCAGTGCCGAGGTGCGCCAGCGGACCTTCGGCGACCCCGACGCGGTCTCCTTCGGCGACTACCACGTCGCCAAGGACGTCGGGTGGGCGCTGA
- a CDS encoding ATP-dependent DNA ligase, translating into MLLTEVVTTSSAVAATRSRKAKVAALAPVLARAQAEGGTDLTTVVAYLGGTLTQRRTGLGWRGLGALPEPAAESSLTVTEVDGAFEDLAALAGSGSQAARADAVAALFGRATAEEQAWLQGVVTGAVRQGALDALVQEALAVAAEVPLTAVRRAAMLAGSTRDVAALAFAGEQALAGVGLEVGRPVLPMLAGTAPDVTAALAKAGGGEVAVDTKLDGIRIQVHRDGDDVLITTRTLDDITARLPEVVAVVRALPATRLVLDGEALAVGDDGRPRPFQETASRTAQASGVQVTPYFFDVLHHDGRDLLGAPGHERAALLESLVPERHRVGRVVTDDPVTAKDFMDAAVASGHEGVVVKNLGATYEAGRRGSGWVKVKPRHTLDLVVLAVEWGLGRREGWLSNLHLGAADGEGGLVMLGKTFKGMTDEMLAWQTERFLGLETGRSGHTVQVRPEQVVEIAYDGVQRSTRYPGGVALRFARVLRYRDDKPVGEIDTVETVRAGLG; encoded by the coding sequence ATGCTGCTCACCGAGGTCGTCACCACGTCGTCCGCCGTGGCGGCCACCCGCTCGCGCAAGGCCAAGGTCGCCGCGCTGGCCCCGGTGCTCGCCCGGGCGCAGGCGGAGGGCGGCACCGACCTGACCACGGTCGTCGCCTACCTCGGCGGCACGCTGACCCAGCGGCGGACCGGCCTCGGCTGGCGAGGGCTCGGGGCCCTGCCCGAACCGGCCGCGGAGTCGTCGCTGACCGTCACCGAGGTGGACGGGGCCTTCGAGGACCTCGCCGCGCTGGCGGGCTCCGGCTCGCAGGCCGCCCGCGCCGACGCGGTCGCGGCGCTGTTCGGTCGCGCGACCGCCGAGGAGCAGGCCTGGCTCCAGGGCGTGGTCACCGGGGCCGTGCGCCAGGGTGCCCTGGACGCGCTGGTCCAGGAGGCGCTCGCGGTCGCCGCCGAGGTGCCGCTGACCGCCGTGCGCCGCGCCGCGATGCTGGCCGGATCCACCCGGGACGTGGCCGCGCTGGCGTTCGCCGGGGAGCAGGCGCTGGCCGGTGTCGGGCTGGAGGTCGGCCGCCCCGTCCTGCCGATGCTCGCCGGCACCGCCCCCGACGTCACCGCCGCCCTCGCCAAGGCCGGAGGCGGGGAGGTCGCGGTCGACACCAAGCTCGACGGCATCCGGATCCAGGTGCACCGCGACGGCGACGACGTGCTGATCACCACCCGCACCCTCGACGACATCACCGCCCGGCTGCCGGAGGTGGTCGCGGTGGTCCGGGCGCTGCCGGCGACCCGCCTGGTGCTGGACGGCGAGGCGCTGGCCGTGGGGGACGACGGCCGGCCCCGTCCCTTCCAGGAGACGGCCTCGCGCACCGCCCAGGCCTCCGGGGTGCAGGTGACGCCGTACTTCTTCGACGTGCTCCACCACGACGGCCGCGACCTGCTCGGCGCGCCCGGCCACGAGCGGGCCGCCCTCCTGGAGTCCCTCGTCCCGGAGCGGCACCGCGTGGGCAGGGTGGTCACCGACGACCCGGTCACCGCCAAGGACTTCATGGACGCCGCCGTCGCCTCCGGCCACGAGGGCGTGGTGGTCAAGAACCTGGGGGCCACCTACGAGGCCGGCCGCCGCGGGTCCGGGTGGGTCAAGGTCAAGCCCCGGCACACGCTCGACCTGGTCGTGCTGGCCGTCGAGTGGGGCTTGGGGCGCCGCGAGGGCTGGTTGTCGAACCTGCACCTCGGGGCCGCCGACGGCGAGGGCGGGCTGGTCATGCTCGGCAAGACCTTCAAGGGGATGACCGACGAGATGCTCGCCTGGCAGACCGAGCGGTTCCTCGGCCTCGAGACCGGCCGCTCGGGCCACACCGTGCAGGTGCGGCCCGAGCAGGTGGTGGAGATCGCCTACGACGGCGTCCAGCGCTCCACCCGCTACCCCGGCGGCGTCGCCCTCCGCTTCGCCCGCGTGCTGCGCTACCGCGACGACAAGCCGGTCGGCGAGATCGACACCGTCGAGACGGTGCGCGCGGGACTCGGCTGA
- a CDS encoding TetR/AcrR family transcriptional regulator translates to MSTSGPTDGRRRAAVARRRARETEIIAATRRLFDERGTGDAQIEDVARAVGINRAIVYRHFTGKEELFALTLVSYLDEMREALAAASATDAPAPERLRALVSAFVGYGVAHPAFVDCAQALMRRQGADLLDEISEGALFRLGRSISSCLATLSTVLEDGDRDGVFRVEDPTLLANMLYASGLGALQLARVGILVKEAAPGIPTVGQVSAEQVRDYLVGSALALVTRPDAAPAPPAP, encoded by the coding sequence ATGAGCACGAGCGGGCCCACCGACGGCCGTCGCCGGGCGGCGGTCGCCCGTCGCCGCGCACGCGAGACCGAGATCATCGCCGCGACCCGTCGACTCTTCGACGAGCGCGGGACCGGCGACGCGCAGATCGAGGACGTCGCGCGGGCCGTCGGGATCAACCGGGCGATCGTCTACCGGCACTTCACCGGCAAGGAGGAGCTCTTCGCGCTGACCCTGGTCAGCTACCTCGACGAGATGCGCGAGGCGCTGGCGGCGGCGTCGGCCACGGACGCACCCGCCCCGGAGCGGTTGCGCGCGCTCGTCTCCGCCTTCGTCGGGTACGGCGTGGCCCACCCGGCCTTCGTCGACTGCGCGCAGGCGTTGATGCGCCGTCAGGGAGCCGACCTGCTCGACGAGATCAGCGAGGGGGCGTTGTTCCGGCTCGGTCGCTCGATCTCGTCCTGCCTGGCCACGCTGTCGACGGTCCTCGAGGACGGCGACCGCGACGGCGTCTTCCGCGTGGAGGACCCGACGCTCCTGGCGAACATGCTCTACGCCAGCGGGCTCGGGGCGCTGCAGCTGGCGCGCGTCGGCATCCTGGTCAAGGAGGCCGCACCCGGCATCCCGACCGTCGGCCAGGTCTCGGCCGAGCAGGTGCGCGACTACCTCGTCGGCTCCGCACTGGCCCTGGTCACGCGCCCGGACGCCGCGCCGGCACCGCCCGCCCCCTGA
- a CDS encoding acetyl-CoA C-acetyltransferase, with the protein MISSTRRVAVIGGNRLPFARSNTVYATASNQDMLTAAIDGAVTRFGLEGERLGEVVAGAVLKHARDFNLTREAVLGSKLSAETPATDIQQACGTGLQAAIQVANKIALGQIEVGLAGGSDTTSDAPIAVGEGLRKVLLEANRAKSLQGRVAALAKIRPGDLVPSIPQNGEPRTGMSMGEHQALTALEWQITREAQDELTVASHQHLAAAYESGFLDDQVTPFRGLERDQNLRPDSSVEKLSTLKPVFGKGAAATMTAANSTPLTDGASVVLLASEEWAEQRGLPVLAYLTAYETAAVDYVHGGEGLLMAPAYAMARMLEREGHALQDFDFYEIHEAFASQVLSTLKAWEDPVFCKERLGLDAPLGAIDRAKLNVNGSSLAAGHPFAATGGRIVNVLAKLLSQQGSGKGLISVCAAGGQGVTAILERP; encoded by the coding sequence ATGATCTCCAGCACCCGTCGCGTCGCCGTCATCGGTGGCAACCGCCTCCCCTTCGCCCGCTCCAACACCGTCTACGCCACCGCCTCGAACCAGGACATGCTGACCGCGGCCATCGACGGCGCGGTCACCCGGTTCGGGCTCGAGGGCGAGCGTCTGGGTGAGGTCGTGGCCGGTGCGGTGCTCAAGCACGCGCGTGACTTCAACCTCACCCGTGAGGCCGTCCTGGGCTCGAAGCTGTCGGCCGAGACGCCCGCCACCGACATCCAGCAGGCCTGCGGCACCGGCCTGCAGGCCGCGATCCAGGTCGCCAACAAGATCGCCCTCGGCCAGATCGAGGTCGGCCTGGCCGGCGGTTCCGACACCACCTCCGACGCGCCGATCGCCGTGGGCGAGGGCCTGCGCAAGGTCCTGCTCGAGGCCAACCGGGCCAAGAGCCTGCAGGGCCGGGTGGCCGCGCTGGCGAAGATCCGCCCCGGCGACCTCGTTCCGAGCATCCCGCAGAACGGGGAGCCGCGGACCGGGATGTCGATGGGGGAGCACCAGGCGCTGACCGCCCTGGAGTGGCAGATCACCCGCGAGGCCCAGGACGAGCTGACGGTCGCCTCCCACCAGCACCTCGCCGCGGCGTACGAGTCCGGCTTCCTCGACGACCAGGTCACGCCGTTCCGTGGCCTGGAGCGCGACCAGAACCTGCGTCCCGACTCCTCGGTGGAGAAGCTCTCGACCCTCAAGCCGGTCTTCGGCAAGGGCGCGGCGGCCACGATGACGGCGGCCAACTCGACCCCGTTGACCGACGGTGCCTCCGTGGTGCTGCTGGCCTCGGAGGAGTGGGCCGAGCAGCGCGGTCTGCCCGTGCTGGCCTACCTGACGGCCTACGAGACCGCGGCCGTGGACTACGTGCACGGCGGGGAGGGCCTGCTGATGGCCCCGGCCTACGCGATGGCGCGCATGCTCGAGCGCGAGGGGCACGCGCTGCAGGACTTCGACTTCTACGAGATCCACGAGGCGTTCGCCTCCCAGGTGCTCTCGACCCTCAAGGCGTGGGAGGACCCGGTGTTCTGCAAGGAGCGCCTGGGCCTGGACGCCCCGCTGGGCGCGATCGACCGCGCGAAGCTGAACGTCAACGGCTCGTCGCTGGCGGCCGGCCACCCGTTCGCCGCGACCGGCGGCCGGATCGTCAACGTGCTGGCCAAGCTGCTCTCGCAGCAGGGCTCGGGCAAGGGCCTGATCTCGGTCTGCGCCGCGGGCGGCCAGGGCGTGACCGCGATCCTCGAGCGCCCCTGA
- a CDS encoding 3-oxoacyl-ACP reductase: MSDRYQGFTSTPIGRLLVKNLGLPAPMRLDRYTEGDPLVHGTVLVGGRGRLAESLPGLLAELDVTTATAAAEGARFKGLVFDATGLTGSEQLHALRDFVTPVMRSLESCPRIVVVGTPPEQVSGAERVAQRALEGFTRSLGKEVGRGGTVQLVYVAEGAEAATLSTLGFLLSPKSAYVSGQVVRIGAHGATDAAPVADWTRPLVGRVALVTGASRGIGEQIARVLHRDGATVVGVDVPQAADGLVRLMDELDGDWLTLDITAKDAPQRIAQHLADKHGGVDVVVHNAGITRDKKLANMDESRWDSVIAVNLTAPERITRELLDQGVLHDNGSVVGVASIAGIAGNVGQTNYAASKAGVIGLVDSLADDLERGITINAVAPGFIITQMTAAVPFATREVGQRLNAMSQGGLPVDVAETISWYASPGSTAVNGNVVRVCGQMMLGA; the protein is encoded by the coding sequence ATGAGCGACCGCTACCAGGGCTTCACCAGCACGCCGATCGGGAGGCTGCTGGTCAAGAACCTCGGCCTGCCCGCCCCGATGCGGCTCGACCGCTACACCGAGGGCGACCCGCTGGTCCACGGCACGGTGCTGGTCGGCGGGCGGGGCCGGCTGGCCGAGTCGCTGCCGGGGCTGCTGGCCGAGCTCGACGTCACCACGGCGACGGCCGCGGCCGAGGGTGCCCGGTTCAAGGGCCTGGTCTTCGACGCCACCGGCCTGACCGGCAGCGAGCAGCTGCACGCGCTGCGCGACTTCGTCACCCCGGTGATGCGCAGCCTGGAGTCCTGCCCCCGCATCGTCGTCGTCGGCACCCCGCCCGAGCAGGTCTCCGGTGCCGAGCGCGTCGCGCAGCGGGCCCTCGAGGGGTTCACCCGCTCCCTCGGCAAGGAGGTCGGCCGGGGCGGCACGGTCCAGCTGGTCTACGTCGCCGAGGGCGCCGAGGCCGCGACCCTGAGCACGCTCGGCTTCCTGCTCTCCCCCAAGTCCGCCTACGTCTCGGGCCAGGTCGTCCGGATCGGCGCCCACGGCGCCACCGACGCCGCCCCGGTCGCGGACTGGACCCGCCCGCTCGTCGGTCGGGTCGCCCTGGTCACCGGTGCCAGCCGCGGGATCGGCGAGCAGATCGCCCGGGTGCTGCACCGCGACGGCGCCACGGTCGTCGGCGTGGACGTGCCCCAGGCCGCCGACGGGCTCGTCCGGCTGATGGACGAGCTCGACGGCGACTGGCTGACCCTCGACATCACCGCCAAGGACGCGCCGCAGCGCATCGCCCAGCACCTGGCGGACAAGCACGGCGGGGTCGACGTGGTCGTGCACAACGCCGGCATCACCCGCGACAAGAAGCTGGCCAACATGGACGAGTCGCGCTGGGACTCGGTGATCGCGGTCAACCTCACCGCGCCGGAGCGGATCACCCGCGAGCTGCTCGACCAGGGGGTCCTCCACGACAACGGCTCCGTCGTGGGCGTGGCCTCGATCGCGGGCATCGCCGGCAACGTGGGCCAGACCAACTACGCCGCCTCCAAGGCCGGCGTGATCGGGCTGGTCGACTCCCTGGCCGACGACCTCGAGCGCGGGATCACGATCAACGCCGTCGCCCCGGGCTTCATCATCACCCAGATGACCGCCGCGGTGCCGTTCGCGACCCGCGAGGTCGGCCAGCGCCTGAACGCGATGTCGCAGGGCGGGCTGCCGGTCGACGTGGCCGAGACGATCTCCTGGTACGCCAGTCCCGGCTCGACCGCGGTCAACGGCAACGTCGTCCGCGTCTGCGGCCAGATGATGCTGGGGGCCTGA
- a CDS encoding MaoC family dehydratase, translating to MATTTVDGSAGLTTLLRAALPSLPVVGGLPGVRKASAAGFEGLSYDRPPVTVRREDVDTYARVCGFPVKDTVPLTYPHLLAFGLHMAIMTDPAFPAPAVGMVHVENAVTRHRQLSVGDRLEVGTRVGPPGAHPKGTTYAFTTEVRDADGLAWESTSTYLRRGRGDDTAPAGTTFPDAPPTGTVWRLPADLGRTYAAVSGDHNPIHLYPLTARALGFPRQIAHGMWTKARCVAALENRLPDAVRVEVAFKKPVLLPGRIAFGSARLEGGYAFSLTSPSSGAPHLAGRTTAL from the coding sequence GTGGCCACGACCACCGTGGACGGCTCGGCCGGCCTCACCACCCTGCTGCGCGCCGCGCTCCCCTCGCTGCCCGTCGTGGGCGGCCTGCCCGGCGTCCGCAAGGCCTCCGCGGCCGGGTTCGAGGGCCTGTCCTACGACCGGCCGCCGGTCACCGTGCGGCGCGAGGACGTCGACACGTACGCCCGGGTGTGCGGCTTCCCGGTCAAGGACACCGTCCCGCTGACCTACCCGCACCTGCTGGCCTTCGGACTGCACATGGCGATCATGACCGACCCCGCCTTCCCGGCCCCCGCGGTCGGGATGGTGCACGTCGAGAACGCCGTCACCCGGCACCGGCAGCTCTCGGTCGGCGACCGGCTCGAGGTCGGCACCCGGGTCGGCCCTCCCGGGGCGCACCCCAAGGGCACGACCTACGCCTTCACCACCGAGGTCCGCGACGCCGACGGCCTGGCCTGGGAGAGCACGTCGACCTACCTGCGCCGTGGCCGCGGCGACGACACCGCGCCGGCCGGGACGACGTTCCCCGACGCGCCCCCGACCGGGACGGTCTGGCGCCTGCCGGCCGACCTCGGCCGGACCTACGCCGCCGTGTCGGGTGACCACAACCCGATCCACCTCTACCCGCTGACGGCCAGGGCGCTCGGGTTCCCCCGCCAGATCGCGCACGGGATGTGGACCAAGGCCCGCTGCGTCGCGGCGCTGGAGAACCGCCTGCCCGACGCCGTCCGGGTCGAGGTGGCCTTCAAGAAGCCGGTCCTGCTGCCCGGCAGGATCGCGTTCGGCTCGGCCAGGCTGGAGGGCGGGTACGCCTTCTCACTCACCAGCCCGAGCAGCGGTGCACCCCACCTGGCCGGCCGCACCACCGCGCTGTGA
- a CDS encoding MFS transporter gives MSSEVKPTRAVGRDRTLTWVAVGTALVLVTYVTPIATLARSAPDLGAGPAARAWILSSMSVGLAAALLAAGVAGDTRGRRRVYLGGLVLMGGGAAVCALAWEPWLLVGARVVQGVGGAAVLACGLALLAGSTEPGPARTRATAVWGASVGVGITAGSLLALALDLDAAWASGWRETYAVTAVLVLATVVPTRRGVPAPPGVPGRVDLPGLALLSLAATALVAALTQGRGGVDLLTVLLGVVAVAALLGFLAVERRVPAPLLDPALLRDPRFRAATTGSLVLGLGIIGTTSYLPTLVDAGLDRGLAVATVPVLGWSLTSVAASVLLPRLRVAPSGPRAIAVLLVGVAVGQLLCLGVSADSALWQLTGAMVVAGVATGALNATLGREAVASVPPARAAMGSGANNTARYLGAACGITLFATVAQLPEDVRVGFDAAIVASAGLTLLGAATIASFGRRHTPARPVPSTSG, from the coding sequence GTGAGTTCGGAAGTCAAACCAACTCGGGCCGTCGGCCGCGACCGCACCCTGACCTGGGTCGCCGTCGGCACCGCACTGGTCCTGGTCACCTACGTGACCCCGATCGCGACCCTGGCGCGCAGCGCACCGGACCTCGGGGCCGGGCCGGCGGCGCGGGCCTGGATCCTGAGCTCGATGAGCGTCGGCCTCGCCGCGGCGCTGCTCGCCGCCGGGGTGGCCGGCGACACCCGCGGCCGCCGCCGGGTCTACCTCGGCGGCCTCGTGCTGATGGGCGGCGGGGCCGCGGTCTGCGCCCTGGCCTGGGAACCCTGGCTGCTCGTCGGTGCTCGCGTGGTGCAGGGCGTCGGTGGCGCCGCCGTCCTGGCCTGCGGCCTGGCGCTGCTGGCCGGCTCCACCGAGCCCGGCCCGGCCCGGACCCGGGCCACCGCGGTGTGGGGCGCCTCGGTCGGCGTCGGCATCACCGCCGGTTCGCTGCTGGCGCTCGCGCTCGACCTGGACGCCGCGTGGGCCAGCGGGTGGCGGGAGACGTACGCCGTGACCGCCGTGCTGGTGCTGGCCACGGTCGTGCCCACGCGACGCGGGGTGCCGGCACCCCCGGGCGTGCCCGGGCGGGTGGACCTCCCCGGCCTCGCGCTGCTCAGCCTGGCCGCGACCGCGCTGGTCGCGGCGCTGACCCAGGGCCGCGGTGGGGTCGACCTGCTCACCGTGCTGCTCGGCGTCGTCGCGGTGGCCGCGCTGCTGGGGTTCCTGGCCGTCGAGCGGCGGGTGCCGGCGCCGCTGCTCGACCCGGCGCTGCTGCGCGACCCGCGGTTCCGGGCCGCGACCACGGGGTCGCTGGTGCTGGGCCTCGGCATCATCGGGACCACGTCCTACCTCCCGACCCTGGTCGACGCCGGCCTCGACCGCGGGCTCGCGGTGGCCACGGTGCCCGTCCTGGGCTGGTCCCTCACCAGCGTCGCCGCCTCGGTGCTGCTGCCGCGGCTGAGGGTGGCGCCGAGCGGCCCCCGGGCGATCGCGGTGCTGCTGGTCGGCGTTGCCGTCGGGCAGCTGCTCTGCCTGGGCGTCAGCGCCGACTCGGCGCTGTGGCAGCTGACGGGTGCGATGGTGGTGGCCGGCGTCGCCACCGGGGCGCTCAACGCCACCCTCGGCCGCGAGGCGGTCGCCAGCGTCCCGCCGGCCCGGGCCGCGATGGGCTCGGGCGCCAACAACACCGCGCGCTACCTCGGCGCGGCGTGCGGGATCACGCTCTTCGCCACCGTCGCGCAGCTGCCCGAGGACGTCAGGGTCGGCTTCGACGCCGCCATCGTGGCCTCGGCCGGGCTGACGCTGCTGGGCGCGGCGACGATCGCGTCGTTCGGTCGCCGCCACACCCCGGCCCGACCCGTACCCTCAACCTCGGGCTGA